A genomic segment from Actinoplanes sichuanensis encodes:
- a CDS encoding transketolase C-terminal domain-containing protein: MLNCVTTPQSLDERFRDAVSALRPPESGRAPGDPVRDGAGLTGAEARELFDAQLTSRHLDLAARWLRSFNEGFHTGGSSGHEGNAAVAAALRGDDPALLHHRSAAFYCVRAAAHSGPAGPDSTRRLEEAARDVLRGVVASVRDPLTGGRDKIFGNPALHLIPALSAPGGHLPRAVGLAHSLSRATSSPGLSASGLAWPEDAVVAASFGAGGAAGAGATAALHAAGRLELAGQPVPLLLICEDDTPGEAGPDGWTGASLRGRPGVRYTYADGCDLAAVYDAAAEAVAFVRTERRPAVLHLSTVLLLGRPGDPEPGDALDRDPLISTARLLVESGLYGPDEVITRYDEIGWQVRKAAEEVLGEPKLASAGEVVATLAARRPLRVAHAVAEAAGRALGAGAPTRQRAFDGRLPEDAGPMNLAQTITAALTDALAADPGLLVFGPATTRGGRHGVTTGLAARDPERVFDSPPDPTTIIGLAAGAGLAGLIPVPELDCLAGLHGAAEQLRAEAATMAYLSAGAYRNPLVLRVPGLAQPFGVGGHLANDNTVAALRDIPGLVVAVPARAADAAPMLRSCLAAAEVDGTVSVFLEPVAVYQTRDLYQQGDNEWLAPYPAPGGWADGHVPIGRARTYGLGTAQDLTIVTYGNGVRMALRVAAQLAADGYGSRVVDLRWLNPLPTADLVREATVTGRVLIVDETRRSGGVGEGVLAALVDGSFVGSVRRVAAADVPVPLGPAAQQVLVGEDAITQGAHALLAR; the protein is encoded by the coding sequence ATGCTGAATTGCGTGACCACTCCGCAAAGCCTCGACGAGCGGTTCCGCGATGCGGTCTCGGCCCTGCGACCACCGGAGTCCGGGCGTGCCCCCGGCGACCCGGTCCGCGACGGCGCCGGCCTCACCGGCGCCGAAGCCCGGGAGCTCTTCGACGCCCAGCTGACCAGCCGCCACCTCGACCTCGCCGCGCGCTGGCTGCGCAGCTTCAACGAGGGCTTCCACACCGGCGGGTCGTCCGGGCACGAGGGCAACGCCGCGGTCGCCGCGGCCTTGCGCGGCGACGACCCGGCACTCCTGCATCACCGTTCGGCGGCCTTCTATTGCGTACGGGCGGCCGCCCACTCCGGTCCGGCCGGTCCGGACTCCACCCGCCGCCTCGAAGAAGCCGCCCGTGACGTGCTGCGCGGAGTCGTCGCCTCGGTCCGTGACCCGCTCACCGGCGGTCGGGACAAGATCTTCGGCAACCCGGCCCTGCACCTGATCCCGGCCCTCTCCGCACCCGGCGGGCACCTGCCCCGCGCGGTCGGTCTGGCCCACTCCCTGAGCCGGGCCACCTCCTCGCCCGGTCTCTCCGCCTCCGGTCTCGCCTGGCCGGAGGACGCCGTCGTGGCCGCCTCCTTCGGTGCCGGCGGGGCCGCGGGCGCCGGGGCCACCGCCGCCCTGCACGCGGCCGGCCGGCTCGAGCTGGCCGGGCAGCCGGTGCCGCTCCTGCTGATCTGCGAGGACGACACCCCGGGCGAGGCCGGCCCGGACGGGTGGACCGGCGCCTCGCTCCGTGGCCGGCCCGGTGTGCGGTACACGTACGCCGATGGTTGTGACCTAGCCGCCGTCTACGACGCGGCGGCCGAGGCCGTCGCCTTCGTCCGCACCGAACGCCGCCCCGCGGTCCTGCATCTCTCGACCGTCCTGCTGCTCGGCCGTCCCGGCGATCCGGAACCCGGCGACGCCCTCGACCGGGACCCCCTGATCAGTACCGCCCGGCTGCTCGTCGAATCCGGGCTGTACGGGCCGGACGAGGTGATCACCCGCTACGACGAGATCGGCTGGCAGGTCCGCAAAGCCGCCGAGGAGGTGCTCGGTGAACCGAAACTCGCCTCCGCCGGCGAGGTCGTCGCGACCCTGGCCGCCCGCCGCCCGCTGCGTGTCGCCCACGCCGTCGCCGAGGCCGCCGGCCGGGCCCTCGGCGCCGGAGCGCCCACCCGGCAGCGTGCCTTCGACGGACGGCTCCCCGAGGACGCCGGGCCGATGAACCTCGCACAGACCATCACCGCGGCCCTCACCGACGCGCTGGCGGCCGATCCGGGGCTGCTGGTGTTCGGCCCGGCCACCACCCGTGGCGGGCGGCACGGCGTCACCACGGGCCTCGCCGCCCGCGACCCGGAACGGGTCTTCGACAGCCCGCCCGACCCCACCACGATCATCGGGCTGGCCGCCGGTGCCGGACTCGCCGGGCTGATCCCGGTCCCCGAGCTGGACTGTCTCGCCGGGCTGCACGGCGCGGCCGAGCAACTACGGGCCGAGGCGGCCACCATGGCGTACCTCTCGGCCGGCGCCTACCGCAACCCGCTCGTGCTGCGGGTGCCCGGGCTGGCCCAGCCGTTCGGGGTCGGCGGCCACCTGGCCAACGACAACACCGTGGCCGCGCTCCGCGACATCCCCGGCCTCGTCGTCGCGGTGCCCGCCCGGGCCGCCGACGCCGCGCCGATGCTCCGCTCGTGCCTGGCCGCCGCCGAAGTCGACGGGACGGTCAGCGTCTTCCTCGAACCGGTGGCCGTCTACCAGACGAGGGACCTCTATCAGCAAGGCGACAACGAATGGCTGGCGCCGTATCCGGCCCCCGGCGGATGGGCCGACGGGCACGTTCCGATCGGCCGGGCCCGCACCTACGGTCTCGGCACCGCCCAGGATCTGACCATCGTGACGTACGGCAACGGCGTCCGGATGGCGCTGCGTGTCGCCGCCCAGCTGGCCGCCGACGGGTACGGCTCGCGGGTCGTCGACCTGCGCTGGCTCAACCCGCTGCCGACCGCTGACCTGGTCAGAGAGGCGACGGTCACCGGCCGGGTGCTGATCGTCGACGAGACCCGACGCTCCGGCGGCGTCGGCGAGGGCGTCCTCGCGGCGCTCGTCGACGGCTCGTTCGTGGGATCCGTACGCCGCGTCGCCGCCGCCGATGTGCCGGTTCCGCTCGGTCCGGCCGCCCAACAGGTCCTCGTGGGAGAGGATGCCATCACACAGGGTGCCCACGCGCTGCTGGCACGGTAA
- a CDS encoding methyl-accepting chemotaxis protein, with protein MGFRIRHKLLLLGLGSVLVTALVLVAVGTWQSGRFADSTEREVLRQNAAALTQSAEDISALVRSVGDEIQQGMDRSMNSASAYLAQNGGMRFARGRVPWTAVNQVTQATTTVSLPRVEIGGAWLGQNTDLKRTTPFVDDAKTLSGATITVFQRMNAGGDMLRVGTTVKSAKGTRAIGTYIPATADGKPNAVAAALKDGKQYRGVAMVVGTPYVSVYDPIRNAAGDVIGALYVGVPQAEALVNLTETITAMKIQTNGWVSIFSTAAADRGRIVASNIEGMAGQTLLDSTDAAGTKYVEEIVTKAPELADGTWQAKYRLPGAAGAPAGDTTTTVGYYAPYQWAVTVGGYDADSAAAVTAVRDGRGTMLTSFVIAGVLLALAGAAAAYLQASPISRRMAALTGALTRLAERDLTVRIDDKGGDEIGAAGGALNTAAAELRAVMQEVTGASDEVAGTARRVAATGGEMSAAADTAASRADTVSASAESVSHVVATVAAGAEEMGASITEISHNAQEAAQAGRDGVGLTAAAADVIAELRDSTAKITDVVQLIATIAEQTNLLALNATIEAARAGETGKGFAVVAGEVKELAQETARATEDVTSRVAAIEADTARAVTAIDAISARIAQVNDYQTAIAAAVEEQAATTAEMARNISEAAGGSRDIADGIGTVNGAMRSTRDSVAVSHRAADELTATAQRLTGLVGRFTV; from the coding sequence GTGGGATTCCGAATCAGGCACAAACTGCTCCTGCTCGGGCTGGGCAGTGTCCTGGTGACCGCACTCGTGCTGGTCGCCGTCGGGACTTGGCAGAGCGGCAGATTCGCCGACAGCACCGAACGGGAGGTGCTCCGGCAGAACGCGGCCGCACTCACCCAGAGCGCCGAGGACATCAGCGCCCTGGTCCGGAGCGTCGGCGACGAGATACAGCAGGGCATGGACCGGAGCATGAACAGCGCCTCGGCGTACCTGGCCCAGAACGGCGGGATGCGGTTCGCGCGCGGACGGGTCCCCTGGACAGCCGTCAACCAGGTCACCCAGGCGACGACCACGGTCAGCCTGCCCCGCGTCGAGATCGGCGGCGCGTGGCTGGGGCAGAACACCGACCTGAAGCGGACCACCCCGTTCGTCGACGACGCGAAGACGCTGTCCGGCGCGACCATCACCGTCTTCCAGCGGATGAACGCGGGTGGCGACATGCTGCGGGTCGGCACGACGGTGAAGTCGGCCAAGGGCACCCGCGCCATCGGCACGTACATCCCGGCGACCGCGGACGGCAAACCGAACGCGGTGGCCGCCGCGCTCAAGGACGGCAAGCAGTACCGTGGCGTCGCGATGGTGGTCGGTACGCCGTACGTCTCCGTCTATGACCCGATCCGGAACGCCGCCGGTGACGTGATCGGCGCCCTCTATGTCGGTGTGCCCCAGGCCGAGGCCCTGGTCAACCTGACCGAGACGATCACCGCCATGAAGATCCAGACGAACGGCTGGGTGTCGATCTTCAGCACCGCCGCCGCCGACCGCGGCCGGATCGTCGCCTCCAACATCGAGGGCATGGCCGGGCAGACCCTGCTCGACAGCACCGACGCCGCCGGGACGAAGTACGTCGAGGAGATCGTCACCAAGGCTCCGGAGCTCGCCGACGGCACGTGGCAGGCGAAGTACCGGCTGCCCGGAGCGGCCGGGGCGCCCGCCGGGGACACCACCACCACGGTCGGCTACTACGCGCCGTACCAATGGGCGGTGACCGTGGGCGGCTACGACGCCGACTCCGCGGCGGCGGTCACCGCGGTCCGCGACGGGCGCGGCACGATGCTGACGTCGTTCGTGATCGCCGGGGTGCTGCTGGCACTGGCCGGCGCGGCGGCGGCGTACCTCCAGGCGTCGCCGATCTCGCGCCGGATGGCCGCGCTGACCGGGGCGCTGACCCGGCTCGCCGAGCGGGACCTCACGGTGCGCATCGACGACAAGGGCGGCGACGAGATCGGTGCGGCCGGTGGTGCGCTGAACACCGCGGCGGCCGAGCTGCGCGCGGTCATGCAGGAGGTGACCGGCGCCTCGGACGAGGTGGCCGGCACCGCCCGGCGGGTGGCGGCCACCGGCGGCGAGATGTCGGCCGCCGCGGACACCGCCGCGAGCCGGGCCGACACGGTCAGCGCGTCCGCGGAGAGCGTGTCGCACGTGGTGGCGACGGTCGCCGCCGGGGCCGAGGAGATGGGCGCGTCGATCACCGAGATCTCACACAACGCGCAGGAGGCCGCGCAGGCCGGGCGGGACGGGGTGGGTCTGACCGCCGCGGCCGCCGACGTCATCGCCGAGTTGCGGGACTCCACCGCGAAGATCACCGACGTGGTGCAGCTGATCGCCACCATCGCCGAGCAGACCAACCTGCTCGCCCTGAACGCGACGATCGAGGCGGCCCGCGCGGGCGAGACCGGCAAGGGGTTCGCGGTGGTCGCCGGCGAGGTCAAGGAGCTGGCCCAGGAGACCGCCCGGGCGACCGAGGACGTCACCTCCCGGGTCGCCGCGATCGAGGCCGACACCGCCCGAGCGGTCACCGCGATCGATGCCATCTCGGCGCGGATCGCCCAGGTCAACGATTATCAGACGGCGATCGCGGCGGCGGTCGAAGAGCAGGCCGCGACGACCGCCGAGATGGCCCGCAACATCTCCGAGGCGGCCGGCGGCAGCCGCGACATCGCCGACGGCATCGGTACGGTGAACGGGGCGATGCGCAGCACCAGGGACTCGGTGGCGGTGTCGCACCGGGCGGCCGACGAACTGACCGCTACCGCGCAGCGGCTGACCGGTCTGGTCGGGCGCTTCACGGTGTGA
- the aceE gene encoding pyruvate dehydrogenase (acetyl-transferring), homodimeric type — MATERKRPVISDGLPSQLPDIDPEETNEWVESLNGVIDERGAKRARYVMLRLLERARERQVGVPPLTSTDYINTIPPEREPWFPGDEFVERRIRAYIRWNAAMLVHRAQRPEIGVGGHISTYASSASLYEVGMNHFFRGKDHPGGGDHIFYQGHASPGMYARAYLEGRLTTHQLDGFRQELSHPGGGLPSYPHPRLMPDFWEFPTVSMGLGPLNAIYQARYNRYLHNRGIKDTSRQNVWAFLGDGEMDEVESLGAIGLAAREELDNLTFVVNCNLQRLDGPVRGNGKVIQELEAFFRGAGWNVIKVVWGREWDSLLAADTDGALVNLMNKTPDGDYQTYKGESGLYVREHFFGRDPRTRKLVEGMTDDEIWNLKRGGHDYRKLYAAYKAATEHTGQPTVILAKTVKGWTLGSHFEARNATHQMKKLTLDDLKGFRDRLYLDISDKQLEENPYLPPYYHPGEKSDEYQYMVERRRELGGSIPTRRTKAKSLAIPDSKAFSGLKGGSGKQKIATTMAFVRLLKDLMRDKEFGARWVPIIPDEARTFGMDSLFPTKKIYSPHGQTYTSVDRELFLSYKESTDGQILHEGINEAGSTASFIAAGTSYATHDEPMIPLYIFYSMFGFQRTADELWAAADQMTRGFLLGATAGRTTLNGEGLQHEDGHSLLIAATNPAVVSYDPAFGYEIAHIIENGLHRMYGEKQENIFYYLTIYNEPAIQPAEPAGLDTEGLLKGIYRFNESPQKDGPKAQLLASGTGMRWALKAQELLAQDWGVSADVWSVTSWTELRRDAIEAEEHNLLHPSDAPRKPYIQQKLEATEGPSVAVSDWMRAVPDLISRWVPNGYTSLGTDGFGMSDTRHALRRHFHVDGESVTVATLRELALRGQIPAHVPAEAAKKYAIDDVNAAPVGETGGDS, encoded by the coding sequence GTGGCCACGGAGCGCAAGCGCCCGGTGATCAGCGATGGCCTGCCGAGCCAGCTTCCCGACATCGACCCGGAAGAGACCAACGAATGGGTCGAGTCGCTCAACGGAGTCATCGACGAACGCGGCGCGAAAAGAGCCCGTTATGTGATGTTGCGCCTGCTGGAGCGGGCCCGGGAGCGACAGGTCGGCGTGCCGCCGTTGACGTCCACGGACTACATCAACACCATCCCGCCGGAGCGTGAGCCCTGGTTCCCGGGTGACGAGTTCGTCGAGCGGCGGATCCGGGCCTACATCAGGTGGAACGCGGCGATGCTGGTGCACCGCGCGCAGCGGCCGGAGATCGGCGTGGGCGGGCACATCTCGACGTATGCGTCGAGCGCCAGCCTCTACGAGGTGGGCATGAACCACTTCTTCCGGGGCAAGGACCACCCGGGTGGCGGCGACCACATCTTCTACCAGGGGCACGCCTCCCCCGGCATGTACGCGCGGGCCTACCTGGAGGGTCGTCTCACCACCCACCAGCTCGACGGCTTCCGGCAGGAGCTGTCGCACCCCGGTGGCGGCCTCCCGTCGTACCCGCATCCGCGTCTGATGCCGGACTTCTGGGAGTTCCCGACGGTCAGCATGGGCCTCGGCCCGCTGAACGCGATCTACCAGGCGCGGTACAACCGCTACCTGCACAACCGCGGGATCAAGGACACCAGCCGGCAGAACGTGTGGGCGTTCCTCGGCGACGGCGAGATGGACGAGGTCGAGTCGCTCGGCGCGATCGGCCTGGCCGCCCGCGAGGAGCTGGACAACCTCACCTTCGTGGTCAACTGCAACCTGCAGCGTCTCGACGGCCCGGTCCGGGGCAACGGCAAGGTCATCCAGGAGCTGGAGGCGTTCTTCCGCGGCGCCGGGTGGAACGTGATCAAGGTCGTCTGGGGCCGCGAGTGGGACTCGCTGCTCGCCGCCGACACCGACGGCGCGCTGGTCAACCTGATGAACAAGACGCCCGACGGTGACTACCAGACCTACAAGGGCGAGTCCGGGCTGTACGTGCGGGAGCACTTCTTCGGCCGCGACCCCCGGACCCGCAAGCTCGTCGAGGGCATGACCGACGACGAGATCTGGAACCTCAAGCGCGGCGGGCACGACTACCGCAAGCTGTACGCGGCGTACAAGGCGGCCACCGAGCACACCGGCCAGCCGACCGTGATCCTGGCCAAGACGGTCAAGGGCTGGACGCTCGGGTCGCACTTCGAGGCCCGTAACGCCACGCACCAGATGAAGAAGCTGACCCTGGACGACCTGAAGGGCTTCCGGGACCGGCTGTACCTCGACATCAGCGACAAGCAGCTCGAGGAGAACCCGTACCTCCCGCCGTACTACCACCCCGGCGAGAAGTCCGACGAGTACCAGTACATGGTCGAGCGGCGCCGCGAGCTGGGCGGGTCCATCCCGACCCGGCGGACCAAGGCGAAGTCCCTGGCCATCCCGGACTCGAAGGCGTTCAGCGGCCTCAAGGGCGGCAGCGGCAAGCAGAAGATCGCCACCACGATGGCGTTCGTCCGGCTGCTCAAGGACCTCATGCGGGACAAGGAGTTCGGGGCCCGCTGGGTGCCGATCATCCCGGACGAGGCCCGGACCTTCGGCATGGACTCGCTCTTCCCGACCAAGAAGATCTACTCGCCGCACGGCCAGACCTACACCTCGGTGGACCGGGAGCTGTTCCTGTCCTACAAGGAGTCGACGGACGGCCAGATCCTGCACGAGGGCATCAACGAGGCGGGTTCCACGGCGAGCTTCATCGCGGCCGGTACGTCGTACGCGACGCACGACGAGCCGATGATCCCGCTGTACATCTTCTACTCGATGTTCGGGTTCCAGCGCACCGCCGACGAGCTGTGGGCGGCCGCCGACCAGATGACGCGGGGCTTCCTGCTCGGCGCCACCGCCGGCCGGACCACGCTCAACGGTGAGGGCCTGCAGCACGAGGACGGGCACTCGCTGCTGATCGCGGCGACGAACCCGGCGGTGGTGTCCTACGACCCGGCCTTCGGGTACGAGATCGCGCACATCATCGAGAACGGCCTGCACCGCATGTACGGCGAGAAGCAGGAGAACATCTTCTACTACCTCACCATCTACAACGAGCCGGCGATCCAGCCCGCCGAGCCGGCCGGCCTGGACACCGAGGGCCTGCTCAAGGGCATCTACCGGTTCAACGAGAGCCCGCAGAAGGACGGTCCGAAGGCGCAGCTGCTGGCCTCCGGCACCGGCATGCGGTGGGCGCTCAAGGCGCAGGAGCTGCTCGCCCAGGACTGGGGGGTCAGCGCCGACGTCTGGTCGGTCACCTCGTGGACCGAGCTGCGCCGCGACGCGATCGAGGCGGAGGAGCACAACCTGCTCCACCCGAGCGACGCGCCGCGCAAGCCGTACATCCAGCAGAAGCTGGAGGCCACCGAGGGCCCGTCGGTCGCGGTCAGCGACTGGATGCGGGCCGTACCGGACCTGATCAGCCGGTGGGTGCCGAACGGCTACACCTCGCTGGGCACCGACGGCTTCGGCATGAGCGACACCCGGCACGCACTGCGCCGCCACTTCCATGTGGACGGCGAGTCGGTGACCGTGGCGACGCTGCGTGAGCTGGCACTGCGGGGCCAGATTCCGGCGCACGTGCCGGCCGAGGCGGCCAAGAAGTACGCGATCGACGACGTCAACGCCGCGCCTGTCGGCGAGACCGGCGGCGACTCGTAG
- a CDS encoding DUF3052 domain-containing protein — protein sequence MSATAGQADGVRSLADRFGLEPNMVVMEMGYDDDVDEDLRDALTERVGDMVDEDTDEVVDAVLLWYRDGDGDLFEILTDALGPLADNGVVWLLTPKAGRDGHVEPSEVSESAPTAGLQQTSTVNAGKDWTGARLVTPRGAKKK from the coding sequence GTGAGCGCGACCGCGGGTCAGGCCGACGGCGTACGTAGCCTGGCGGACCGGTTCGGCCTGGAGCCGAACATGGTGGTCATGGAGATGGGATACGACGACGATGTCGACGAGGATCTCCGTGACGCCCTGACCGAACGCGTCGGTGACATGGTCGACGAAGACACCGACGAGGTCGTCGACGCGGTGCTGTTGTGGTACCGCGACGGCGACGGTGACCTCTTCGAGATCCTCACCGATGCCCTCGGCCCCCTCGCCGACAACGGCGTGGTGTGGCTGCTGACCCCCAAGGCGGGCCGTGACGGGCACGTCGAGCCCAGCGAGGTCAGCGAGTCGGCCCCGACAGCGGGCCTCCAGCAGACGTCGACGGTGAACGCCGGCAAGGACTGGACCGGCGCCCGCCTGGTCACCCCCCGGGGCGCCAAGAAGAAGTAA
- a CDS encoding bifunctional DNA primase/polymerase has protein sequence MQWTSRQPFVPPSILDRALLRRAALRYAAHGWSVTPGAYLTGHRFDCGRPDCDITGCHPALDSWAASTGDDPARIAAWWRRRPYTVLLTTGNTFDALEVPASLGAHGPTSGPVAVTADGRWMFLVRPGSPLRPELEHRLDVIRHGAGSWIPAPPSRLPEGPVRWEIPPGRVQWRLPSSDEVQERLAATVAGSSRPVGPALVPRQLSRRAA, from the coding sequence ATGCAGTGGACCAGCCGTCAGCCGTTCGTCCCACCGTCAATCCTCGACAGAGCCCTCCTGCGCCGGGCCGCTTTGCGGTATGCGGCGCACGGCTGGTCGGTGACACCCGGCGCGTACCTCACCGGTCATCGTTTCGACTGCGGCCGCCCCGACTGCGACATCACCGGTTGCCACCCGGCCCTCGACTCGTGGGCGGCGTCCACCGGCGACGATCCGGCCCGCATCGCGGCGTGGTGGCGACGGCGCCCGTACACCGTCCTACTCACCACGGGGAACACCTTCGACGCGCTGGAGGTGCCCGCGTCGCTCGGCGCGCACGGCCCGACGTCCGGGCCGGTCGCGGTGACCGCCGACGGGCGATGGATGTTCCTGGTACGGCCCGGCAGTCCACTTCGGCCGGAACTCGAACACCGCCTGGACGTGATCCGGCACGGCGCCGGCTCATGGATCCCCGCGCCGCCGAGCCGCCTGCCCGAAGGCCCGGTCCGCTGGGAGATCCCGCCGGGCCGCGTCCAGTGGCGGCTCCCGTCCTCGGACGAGGTGCAGGAGCGCCTGGCCGCGACGGTCGCCGGATCGAGCCGGCCGGTGGGGCCGGCCCTGGTCCCCCGGCAGTTGTCCCGGCGGGCGGCCTGA
- a CDS encoding peroxiredoxin — MPIEVGAPAPDFLLKDQNNQEVRLSDFRGRKAVLLVFYPLAFSRRCHGELTEIQEKLPEYTSDRLQVLTVSVDSVYSHKVWAEQEGFDFPLLADFWPHGGVASAYGVFDPERGYANRGTFLIDREGTVIWSEMNGPGEARDQKAWRSALSTLTA, encoded by the coding sequence ATGCCGATCGAGGTGGGCGCTCCGGCCCCGGATTTCCTGCTCAAGGACCAGAACAACCAGGAGGTACGCCTGAGCGACTTCCGTGGTCGCAAGGCGGTCCTACTGGTCTTCTACCCCTTGGCGTTCAGCCGCCGCTGCCACGGCGAACTGACCGAGATCCAGGAGAAGCTGCCGGAGTACACGAGCGACCGTCTCCAGGTTCTGACGGTGAGCGTGGACTCGGTCTACAGCCACAAGGTGTGGGCCGAGCAGGAGGGCTTCGACTTCCCGCTGCTGGCCGACTTCTGGCCGCACGGCGGGGTGGCCTCGGCCTACGGGGTCTTCGACCCGGAGCGCGGCTACGCCAACCGGGGCACGTTCCTGATCGACCGGGAGGGCACCGTCATCTGGTCCGAGATGAACGGCCCGGGCGAGGCCCGAGACCAGAAGGCGTGGCGTTCCGCCCTGTCCACCCTGACGGCCTGA
- a CDS encoding dihydrofolate reductase family protein has translation MGKIVAVEYMTLDGVFEEPVWSGPYFNEELGAWQAHNLGEADALLLGRVTYEGMKAVWPQMAAETGEFGVKMNEMPKHVATTTLTEPEWNATFIEGDVAEAVEKLKTGSETLLINGSATLVNYLARYNLIDEYRVMINPVVIGEGRPLWEPGTRIALTHIGSWRSSTGVEVISYVPA, from the coding sequence ATGGGCAAGATCGTGGCGGTGGAGTACATGACTCTCGACGGCGTCTTCGAGGAGCCGGTCTGGAGCGGGCCGTACTTCAACGAGGAGCTCGGCGCCTGGCAGGCCCACAACCTGGGGGAGGCCGACGCGCTGCTGCTCGGCCGGGTCACCTACGAGGGGATGAAGGCGGTCTGGCCGCAGATGGCCGCCGAGACCGGTGAGTTCGGCGTGAAGATGAACGAGATGCCCAAGCACGTGGCGACCACGACGCTCACCGAGCCGGAGTGGAACGCCACCTTCATCGAGGGCGACGTCGCCGAGGCGGTGGAGAAGCTCAAGACCGGCTCGGAGACCCTGCTGATCAACGGCAGCGCGACCCTCGTCAACTACCTGGCCCGGTACAACCTGATCGACGAGTACCGGGTGATGATCAACCCGGTGGTGATCGGCGAGGGCCGCCCGCTCTGGGAACCCGGCACCCGGATCGCCCTCACCCACATCGGCAGCTGGCGCTCCTCGACGGGCGTCGAGGTGATCAGCTACGTGCCGGCCTGA
- a CDS encoding YjbQ family protein encodes MRSELITVRTGGSPAVVDITREAASFVQSERDGLLHVFVPHATAGVAIIETGAGSDDDLLTAIDDLLPTEDKWQHRHGSRGHGRDHVLPAWIAPYATLPVINGQIALGTWQSVCLVDTNGDNPIRQVRFSFLAG; translated from the coding sequence ATGCGCAGCGAACTGATCACCGTGCGGACCGGCGGGTCGCCGGCCGTCGTGGACATCACCCGTGAGGCGGCGAGCTTCGTCCAGTCCGAGAGGGACGGCCTGCTGCACGTGTTCGTGCCGCACGCGACGGCCGGGGTGGCGATCATCGAGACCGGGGCGGGTTCGGACGACGACCTGCTGACCGCGATCGACGATCTGCTGCCGACCGAGGACAAGTGGCAGCACCGGCACGGCTCCCGGGGCCACGGTCGTGATCACGTCCTTCCGGCGTGGATCGCCCCGTACGCCACGTTGCCGGTGATCAACGGCCAGATCGCGTTGGGCACATGGCAGTCGGTATGCCTCGTGGACACCAACGGCGACAACCCGATCCGGCAGGTGCGGTTCTCCTTCCTGGCCGGGTAG